From a region of the Balaenoptera ricei isolate mBalRic1 chromosome 11, mBalRic1.hap2, whole genome shotgun sequence genome:
- the LOC132374344 gene encoding LOW QUALITY PROTEIN: olfactory receptor 2H1 (The sequence of the model RefSeq protein was modified relative to this genomic sequence to represent the inferred CDS: substituted 1 base at 1 genomic stop codon) — protein MFDLETQGKRRGCWMLMYLWMLGERNGKRNVHLAVVNHSSLVDFLLLGLSERPGLERILFMVVLISYLLTLVGNTLTTLLAPRLHSPMYFFLSNLSFLDLXITKSFVPQMLVNLWGPKTISFLGCSVQLFIFLFLGTTECVLLTVVAFDRYVAVCQPLHYTNVIHPRLGRQLAAVAWVMGLGQSVVQTPPTLHLPFCPHWQTDDFVCEIPSLIQLSCGDTTYNEIQFAVSSVIFLVMPLALILISYGAIAWAVLRINSARARRKALGTCSPHLIVVAIFYSLVISVYLQSQNPYAQKRGKFFGLFYSAGTPSLNPLIYILRNKKVKRAVRRLLGKDEDSRES, from the exons ATGTTTGACCTGGAGACACAGGGGAAGAGAAGGGGCTGCTGGATGTTGATGTACCTGTGGATGCTGGGTGAAAGGAACGGGAAGAGAAACGTCCACCTG GCCGTGGTCAACCACAGCTCCCTGGTGGACTTCCTCCTTCTGGGCCTCTCTGAACGCCCAGGGCTTGAAAGAATCCTCTTCATGGTTGTCTTGATTTCTTACCTCCTGACTCTAGTGGGCAACACACTGACCACCCTGCTGGCCCCCAGGCTCCACTCCCCAATGTACTTTTTCCTCTCCAACCTCTCCTTCCTGGACCTCTGAATCACTAAAAGTTTTGTTCCCCAGATGCTGGTCAACCTCTGGGGCCCAAAGACCATCAGCTTCCTTGGCTGCTCTGTCCAGCTCTTCATCTTCCTGTTTCTGGGGACCACTGAGTGTGTCCTCCTGACAGTGGTGGCCTTTGACCGCTACGTGGCTGTCTGCCAGCCCCTCCACTATACCAACGTCATCCACCCCCGCCTGGGCCGGCAGCTGGCAGCTGTGGCCTGGGTAATGGGTCTGGGCCAATCAGTAGTCCAGACACCACCCACCCTCCACCTGCCCTTCTGCCCCCATTGGCAAACAGATGACTTTGTATGTGAAATCCCTTCTCTAATTCAACTCTCTTGTGGAGACACCACCTACAATGAAATTCAGTTCGCTGTGTCCAGTGTCATCTTCCTGGTCATGCCACTCGCCCTCATTCTTATCTCTTATGGTGCCATTGCCTGGGCAGTGCTGAGGATTAACTCCGCCAGAGCACGGAGAAAGGCTTTGGGCACCTGCTCCCCCCATCTCATTGTGGTCGCCATCTTCTACAGTTTAGTCATTTCCGTTTACCTCCAGTCCCAAAATCCCTATGCCCAGAAGAGGGGCAAGTTCTTTGGTCTCTTCTATTCAGCGGGCACTCCTTCACTTAACCCTCTCATATACATCCTGAGGAACAAGAAGGTAAAGAGAGCAGTCAGGAGGCTGCTGGGGAAGGACGAGGACTCCAGGGAGAGCTGA
- the UBD gene encoding ubiquitin D has protein sequence MAAKLCVNVHSQRWELMTFTVHSEGRVKNINEHVRSKTKVPVHDQVLLLGSKTLKPQRTLSSYGIDKEMTIHLTLKVVKPSDEELPLELVESGNEGQRHHLQVRRSSSVAQVKEMIETKTAIPPKKQVVTCNGKKLEDGKIMADYGIKKGHLLFLTYPCVGG, from the exons ATGGCTGCCAAGCTCTGT GTGAACGTCCATTCTCAGAGATGGGAATTAATGACCTTCACTGTCCACTCAGAAGGCAGAGTGAAGAACATCAATGAACATGTCCGGTCTAAGACCAAGGTTCCCGTGCATGACCAGGTCCTCCTGCTGGGCTCAAAGACCCTAAAGCCCCAGAGAACGCTGTCATCGTATGGCATCGACAAGGAGATGACCATTCACCTCACCCTGAAGGTGGTGAAGCCCAGTGATGAGGAGCTGCCCTTGGAATTGGTGGAGTCCGGTAATGAGGGGCagaggcaccacctccaggtgcGAAGGTCCAGCTCAGTGGCCCAGGTGAAAGAGATGATCGAGACAAAGACTGCCATACCCCCTAAGAAGCAGGTTGTGACTTGCAATGGAAAGAAACTGGAAGATGGGAAGATCATGGCAGATTATGGCATCAAAAAGGGCCATTTACTCTTCCTGACGTACCCTTGCGTTGGGGGGTGA